The genomic DNA GACGGTGTCGAAGGTATCGTCGGCGAAGCCGAGCTCCTGGACGTCCGCGCGGACGAGACGTACGTTTCCGCTGCCGGGGTCCACCCTACGCTTCGCTATCTTGAGCATCTCCGGGCTTATGTCCACCCCCGTCAGCTCTCTCTCCGGGGGGAAGTACGGAAGGTCGAGCCCCGTGCCGATGGCCACGAGGAGTATCCTTCCGGACGCGCGCGAGAACCATTCCCGCTTCTCCTCTCCGAAGCGCAGCTCGACGCTACTGTTAAGCCTGTCGTAGACGGGTGCCGCGGCGTCCCACTTGTCTTTGAGGCTTTTAGCGAGGGTTTCGGCCTTAGCGTCCGCCAAGCTCCACCTCCCCCTTGAGCTTTATGTTGTAGAGGTCGATA from Thermodesulfobacteriota bacterium includes the following:
- a CDS encoding methyltransferase domain-containing protein; its protein translation is MADAKAETLAKSLKDKWDAAAPVYDRLNSSVELRFGEEKREWFSRASGRILLVAIGTGLDLPYFPPERELTGVDISPEMLKIAKRRVDPGSGNVRLVRADVQELGFADDTFDTVATSCTFCSVPDPVAGLKELHRVMKPGGKLLMFEHVRSEIFWMGPMLDILTKLTRILGPDLNRNTGENVRKAGFKITREVNVYLDMVKLFEAVKPAAVKPA